The DNA sequence CTGGCGGCTGGCCTCGTAGCGCGGGCCGTCAGCGGTGCCGGGGCCAAGGCCGGCGCATCCGGAGAGCGCGAGGGCCACGGCCGCGGCCAGAAGACGAAGGGGCAGCTTGACGGCGGGTGTCGGGTTCATGTCGTTTACGGATCCAGAGCGATGCCGGCACGGCGCATCGCTTCGAGCACCGGCGCGTGAAAGGGTTCTGACAACGGCGTCAGCGGCAGGCGAATCCCTTCGGGAATCAGTCCCAGGCGGGCTGTGGCCCACTTCACTGGAATCGGGTTGGCTTCCAGGAACAGCGCATGGTGCAGCCCGTCCAGCCGGTCGTTGACTTCACGGGCCCGGCTCGCGTCGCCGGCGAGAGCGAGCGCGCACATCTCGTGCATCAGTGCGGGCGCCACGTTGGCGGTGACCGAAATGACGCCCTGTCCGCCGGCGAGCAGGAAGTCCAGCGCGGTCGCATCGTCGCCGCTGTACAGTTCCAGTCGGCCGCCGACGCGTTCGACCAGTTCGCGCGTCCGCTCCGGGCTCCCCAGCGCCTCCTTCAGGCCGACGATGTTGGGCACGCCGGCGAGCCGTTCGACCGTTTCGGGGAGCAGATCCACCGCAGTGCGTCCGGGAACGTTGTAGAGGATTTGCGGAATCTCGACGGCTTCGGCGACCGCGCGATAATGGCGGTACAGGCCTTCCTGTGTCGGTTTGTTGTAATACGGCGTGACCAGCAGGCAGGCGTCAGCGCCGGCGTCGCGCGCGCACCGGGTCAGCTCGATCGCCTCCCGGGTGGCATTCGCGCCGGTGCCGGCGATGACCGGTAGGCGGCCTTTCACGTGTTCGACCACCCGCGCAATCACCATGCAGTGTTCGTCGAAATCGAGGGTCGCCGATTCGCCCGTGGTGCCGACCGCAACGATGGCATCGGTGCCCGCGTCGATGTGCCAGTCGACGAGTCTCTGCAGCGATTCGTGGTCGATGCTGCCATCGGGTTGCATCGGTGTGACCAATGCGACCATGCTACCTTGAAACATTGCGCCCTCCGGGTACGCCAATGTCGCAGTCTACCGGCGGGGGAACAGGGGGTTCAAGAGACCATCGAATCTGCGTTGCCCGATGGGATGCGGCGTTTGCGCCGGGTTCGCAAGGTGATATGTTGCCTTCCTGTCCCGCTGCTTGTGCTGCTGTCATGTCGGATTCTCAGGGCGCGATTCCCGCCACCCACCTGGTCATGGTCCTGATCGGTGCCGATCGGCCCGGCCTGCTCGAGCAGGTCGCGCGGTTCGTGATGGATGCGGGCTGCAACCTCGAAGACAGCAGGATGTCGGTGCTGGCTGGCGTCTGCTGCATCAGCATGGCCGTCAGCGGCAACTGGAAAACCCTCGGAAAGCTCGAGAGTCGGTTGCCGAGACTGGAGGCGGAAACCGGGTTCAGTCTGATCGCGCGGCGCGTGCAGCCGGGGGAGGCGCCGCAGCAGGCGATGCCGTATACGGTCGATGTCGTCGCGCTCGACGAGGTCGGGATCGTGCATGCGCTCGCCGAGTTTTTCACCAGCCGCGGCGTGAACATCCGGGACATGCATACCCGCGCGTTTCGCGCGCAGCAGACCGGTACCCGCATGTTCTCCGCGAATCTGGTCGTCGATATCCCGGCCGAGCAGCATCTCGCCAGCCTGCGCGGGGATTTTCTCGATTTTTGCGACGACTTGAACCTCGATGGCGTGCTGGACCCGATCAAGGGCTGAAGGTAGGTCCAGCGCGGACCATCGTTTCTGCCTCCGTATTCCAAGGGAATCGACATGAACATTGCCATCGATCAGACCGTTCCGACCGACCTGCGGCTGCCGGCGACTGACGAGCAGTCGCTCGCGCTCGGCGATTTCGCCGGCCGGCGCATCGTGCTGTATTTCTACCCGAAGGACAGTACACCGGGCTGCACCAGCGAAAGCCGCGACTTTGCCGCGCACCAGGCCGATTTCGATGCCGCCAACGCGGTGATCCTCGGGGTCTCCCGTGACAGCGTGAAGAGCCACGAGCGCTTCCGGAGCCGCGAAGGCCTGACCTTCGACCTGCTGAGCGATGCCGACGAAGCCCTTTGCGAGGCCTTCGGTGTCATCAAGATGAAAAACATGTACGGCAAACAAGTACGCGGGATCGAACGCTCGACGTTTCTGATCGACGAAAACGGCGTACTGCGCAGGGAATGGCGCAAGGTCAAGGTCCCGGGGCACGTTGCCGAAGTGCTGGACGCGGTGCGCGAACTCTAGCCCATGTTTGTCAGGCGGTATAAAGCTCTCCACAAGATCAATTATTTGAAGTAGGCGTAGGGCGGGAGAGGCCGAAGGCCGTCATCCGCCATCCGGCGCCGGGATTGCCGCAGGCGCCGGGGATGCGCGAACGCCGAGCGGCGGATGGCGCTGCGCTTTTCCGCCCTACGGGTCGCCCGGGACACGAGACAGGCCGTGACTTTCACGCTAACTGTGCCCGAACCCTAGACGAAAGTGCCAATCCGCCCGGAGGGTCCATGGCCAAGAAGGAGATGCGCAGCAACCGCCTGTTCGTGCTCGACACCAATGTGCTGATGCATGACCCGACCGCGCTGTTCCGGTTTCAGGAGCACGACATCTTTTTGCCGATGGTAGTGCTGGAGGAGCTCGACTGCAGCAAGAAGGGCGTTTCCGAAGTCGCCCGGAACGTGCGCCAGGTCAGCCGATTCATCGACGAGTTGACCCAGGACGCCACCCACGAGCAGATCCGGCAAGGGCTTCCGTTGCATGCGCGGTCGCTGGCGGATGCCAGCTTCCATGCCAGCGGGCGCCTGTTCTTCCAAACCCGCGCGATGGCCGCGCAGATCCCCGAGACGCTGCCCGGATCGACCCCCGACAACACCATCCTGGCCACTGCACTCGCGCTGCAGAACGACCTCCCGGATGTCGACCTGACGCTGGTTTCGAAGGACATCAACCTGCGCATCAAGGCCGCGGTGCTCGGGCTGCATGCGGAAGACTATTTCAGCGATCAGGTGCTCGATGACGTCAGCCTGCTGTATTCGGGAATGGCGGAGCTGCCGGAGGATTTCTGGGACTCGCACGGTCGGGAAATGGATTCGTGGCAGGAAAGCGGGCGCACCTATTACCGGGTCAGCGGCCCGCTGGTCATGCAATGGCACCCGAACCAGTTCATCTACCGGGACGGTGATCCCCCGATCCAGGCGATCGTCCTGGAACTCGACCATCAGGCCGAGAACGCGGTGATCGAACTCGTCGACGACTACCTGCATCCACGGCACACCGTCTGGGGGATCAATGCGCGCAACCGCGAGCAGAACTTCGCGCTGAACCTGCTGATGGATCCGGAGGTGGACTTCGTGTCGCTGGTGGGCGCAGCGGGCACCGGCAAGACGCTGCTGACGCTGGCGGCCGGTCTGGCGCAGACGCTCGAGGACAATGTCTACAAGGAGATCATCATGACCCGGGTCACGATCCCGGTGGGTGAGGACATCGGCTTCCTGCCGGGTACCGAGGAGGAGAAGATGACGCCGTGGATGGGGGCGCTGATCGACAACCTGGAGGTGCTGACCCGGACCGAAGGCGGAGGCGACTGGGGCCGCGCCGCGACCAACGACGTGATCCAGAACCGGATCAAGCTGCGGTCGCTGAACTTCATGCGCGGCCGCACCTTCCTGAACCGCTACATCATTCTCGACGAGGCGCAGAACCTGACCAGCAAACAGATGAAGACGCTGATCACGCGCGCGGGGCCGGGTTCAAAGGTCGTTGCGCTGGGCAACATCGCGCAGATCGACACGCCGTACCTGACCGAGACCACCTCGGGGCTCACCTATGTGGTCGACCGCTTTCGCCACTGGACGCACAGCGGTCACGTCACGCTGACGCGCGGAGAACGGTCGCGGCTCGCCGACTACGCGTCGCGTTCGCTCTGAGGGGGCTGCCGGCCGGCCGCCTTCCGCGGCGGCGGGGGTTCGCCCCGGCCGTCGCCGTGAATGGCGCGGAGGATGCCCGGGGCATCGAGCCCGTAATCCGACAACAGGCGCTCCCGCGGCCCGTGTGCGGTGAAATGGTCCGGCAGGCCCAGCGTCAGGCAGGGGGTCGCCAGATCCAGCGCGGTCAGCGCCTCGAGCACCGCGCTTCCCGCCCCGCCGGCCAGCGCATGGTCCTCGAGCGTCACGAAGCGTTCATGGTCGCGCGCCAGCCGCTCGAGGAGATCCGTGTCCAGTGGTTTGATGAAGCGCATGTTGACCACCGTCGCATCGATCGCCTCGGCGGCTTCCAGCGCCGCTTCCAGCAATGGGCCAAAGCTCAGCAGCGCGATTCGGTGTCCGTTGCGCACGATCGCCGCCTTGCCGACCGGGATCGGATCGAGATCGGTGCCGGGTGCCGTCCCGGGGCCGCGCCCGCGCGGGTAGCGGACTGCCGCTGGCCCGGTGCAGGCGAATCCGGTGCTGAGCATGCGCCGGCACTCGGCCTCGTCGGCTGGCGCCATCAGCACCAGGTTCGGGACGGTGCGCAACAGACTGATGTCGAACACGCCGGCGTGGGTGGGGCCGTCCGGCCCGACGATCCCGGCCCGATCGATCGCGAACAGCACCGGCAGGTTCTGCAGCGCGACGTCGTGGATCACCTGGTCCAGCGCGCGCTGCAGGAAGGTCGAGTAGATCGCGACGACCGGGTGCAGTCCTTCGCAGGCCATGCCGGCCGCCAGCGTGACCGCGTGCTGTTCGGCGATGCCGACGTCGAAGTAGCGGTCGGGGAATTCCTCGGAGAAGCGCACCAGGCCCGATCCCTCGCGCATCGCCGGGGTGATCCCGACCAGCCGTGCGTCGATTCGGGCCTGGTCGCAAAGCCAGTTGCCGAATACCTCGGTATAGGTCGGTGCCTTTGCCTGCGCCGCGGCGGCGAGGCCGGCGTCCGGGCTGAATTGCCCGACCCCGTGGTAGCGGCAGGGGTCGTCTTCGGCGGGCGCGTATCCGTGGCCCTTGCGCGTGACGATGTGCAGCAGCCGCGGTCCGCGCAAATCGCGCAGGTTGGACAGCATCGCGACCAGCCCGTCGACGTCGTGTCCGTCCACCGGTCCGAAATAGCGGAAGCCCAGTTCCTCGAACAGCGTGCCGGGCATGATCATGCCCTTCACGTGCTCCTCGGCGCGCTGCGCGAGGGCCCGGACCGGCGGCATGTATTCGAGCACCTTCTTCGAACCTTCCCGCACGCTGCAGTACAGCCGACCTGAAAGCAGGCGGGCGAGATACTGGCTCATCGCGCCGACATTGGGCGAGATCGACATCTCGTTGTCGTTCAGGATCACCAGCAGGTCGCAATCGAGCTCGCCGACGTGGTTCAGCGCCTCGTAGGCCATGCCGGCGGTCATCGCGCCGTCACCGATCACCGCGACATGGCGGTGCCTGGCTCCGGTCCGTGCCGCCGCCAGCGCCATCCCGGCGGCCGCGCTGATCGAGGTGCTCGAGTGGCCGGTGCCGAAGGCGTCGTACTCGCTCTCGTCCCGTTTCGGGAAGCCGGCGAGGCCGCCGTACTGGCGCAGCGTCGCCATCGCGTCGCGGCGCCCGGTGAGGATCTTGTGCGCATAGGCCTGGTGCCCGACGTCCCAGACGATGCGGTCGCGTGGCGTGTCGAACACGTAGTGCAACGCGATCGCGAGTTCGACGGTTCCCAGGTTGGCTGCCAGGTGCCCGCCCGTACGCGCCACCGTGTCGATCAGGAATCGGCGCAGTTCCGACGCGATGCGTTCCAGGTCGGAGACGCTGCGCGTACGCAGATCCGCCGGCCAGTCGATCGAATCGAGCCGTGGGGTGTCGCTCATGCTCGGCCCGGCGGCCGCGCCGCCGCGGGCGGCTGCCACGCTTGGGGCCGCCTTCGGGGGGTGCTGCCTGCGTGGTCGTTGCACTCGATCATCGGTCGGCCCGGATTCAATGCCTGCGCTCCACGATGTACCGGGCGAGGAAGCGAAGCAAGTCGGCCTCCGTGCCAAAGGGTTGCAGATTTTCCAGCGCCTCGTCGACCAGTTCGGCGGCCCGCTGCCGCGACGCCTCCAGGCCCAGCAGTGCGGGAAAGGTCGCCTTCTCGAGCAGACTGTCGGCGCCGCAGGCCTTGCCCAAGAGCTCCGGATCCCCTTCGACATCGAGCACGTCGTCGCGGATCTGGAACGCGAGGCCGATACAGTCGGCATAGGTGCCGAGCCGGGCCCGCGTCTCGGCGTCTGCATGGCCCGCCTGAGCCGGCAGCAGCACCGAGGCGCGGATCAGTGCGCCGGTCTTCAGCCGATGCATGGTTTCGAGGTCGGTGACGTTCAGCGATTGTCCCTCGGATGCGAGATCGATCGCCTGACCGCCGGCCATGCCGTGAATGCCTGCGGCATGGGCCAACTCCTTCGCCAGCCCGAGTCGGGTATCGGCGTGCACGCCCGCCGTGGCATCGAGCAGTGTCGCGAACGCGAGCGCCTGCAGCGCGTCGCCGGCCAGGATCGCGCTGGCCTCGCCATAGACTTTGTGGCAGGTCGGCTTGCCACGGCGCAGATCGTCGTCATCCATGGCCGGCAGGTCGTCGTGGATCAGGGAGTACACGTGGATCATCTCGACCGCTGCCGCGATCGCATCCAGCGCCGCGTCGGGTGCCCCCACCGCCTGGCCCGTCGCGTAGACCAGCAGGGGGCGCAGCCGTTTGCCACCGCCCAGCGTCGAATAGCGCATCGCAGCGATCAACTCGGGAACCGGCGCGTCTTCGGGATCCAGGGTCCGGTCCAGGAACGCCTCGATGCGCTTCTGGTACGCTTCGATCCGATGGTTCACGCGCAGCGCCGATCAGAACGGGACATCGTCCGGGTCGGCAATATCCGGAACTTTTGTGGAGTCATTGGGGTCCGAGGCTGTGTCAGTGGGGGTAGCGGGGCGGTCGACCGAGCGCTCGATGCGTTGCTGGGCATCGTCGAGCGCCGTCTGGCAGGCCCGCACCAGCTCCATGCCGCGTTGGTATTCGCGCAGGGCATCTTCCAGCGGCATGTCGCCCGTCTCCATGCGGGCGACGAGCTGCTCGAGGGCCTCCATGGCCGCTTCGAAGCTGGCCGGGGTTTCGGGAGGGGGGATTTCTGGCATGATCCGGGTCGGCATGGGCGCTGGAAAAAGGTACCGAATCCGAAGCCCCCTGGGAAGCCGAATGCACCGAAGCGGAGGTTGACAACCGTTTAGACCGGGTCTAAAGTCTCGCCACGGTTTAGACGCAGTCTAAATTCCGTGCCTGCCATTGGCGGGCAGCGCATACCCACTCAGTCCAACAGAGGAGATCGACGATGGACCTGAAAGGCAGCAAGACCGAGAACAACCTGCAGGAAGCCTTTTCCGGCGAATCCCAGGCCAACCGCCGCTACCTGTACTTCGCATCCAAGGCGGACGTCGAAGGCTACAACGATGTCGCCACCGTGTTCCGTTCCACCGCCGAGGGCGAGACCGGCCACGCGCATGGCCACCTCGAGTATCTCGAAACCTGCGGTGATCCGGCCACCGGCCTGCCGTTCGGCGGCACCGAGGCCAACCTGAAGACGGCCATCGCCGGCGAAACCCACGAGTACACCGACATGTACCCGGGCATGGCGAAGACCGCGCGCGACGAGGGCTTCGACGAGATCGCCGACTGGTTCGAAACTCTGGCCAAGGCAGAGCGTTCGCACGCCAACCGCTTCCAGAAGGCGCTGGACACCCTGAACGCCTGATCGGCTTCGGGAGAGAGCATCGGGCGGGGCCGGCGATCCGGCCCCGTTCCCTGTCAGTGAAGACTCCAGGCCTGGGAGAAACGCATGTCCGCGCCGACGCAGAATAAACGTGAAGGCAGTCTCGAAGCCCCGACCCGCCATCCGCTGGATTGGCGCAACCCCGATTTCTACGACGAAGGCTCGCTCTTCACCGAGCTGGAGCGTGTCTTCGACATCTGCCATGGCTGCCGCCGCTGCGTGAGCCTGTGCAACTCGTTCCCCACCCTGTTCGATCTGGTCGACGAATCCGACACCATGGAAGTGGACGGGGTGAAGAAGGACGACTACTGGAAGGTCGTCGACCACTGCTACCTGTGCGACCTGTGCTATCTGACCAAGTGTCCGTACGTACCGCCGCACGAGTGGAACGTCGACTTCCCACATCTGATGCTGCGCGGCAAGGCGGTGCGCTTCAAGAAGGAAGGCGCGAAAACCGCGCACAAGCTGATGTCCAGCACTGACCTGATCGGCACGCTGGCCGGCATCCCGGTGGTGGCGCAGACGGTGAACGCGGTGAACCGCAACGGGGCGGCGCGCAAGCTGCTGGACAAGACGCTGGGCGTGCACCCCGACGCGAGTCTGCCGAAATACCACAGCCGCAAGGGCCGCAAGCGCGCTGCGCAGGCAGCGGCGTCAGTGCCCGCGCCGGAGGCGGTGAACGGCACCACTGGCCGCGTGGCGTTGTTCGCGACCTGCTATGGCAATTACAACGAGCCCCACATCGTCGAGGACCTGGTCAAGGTCTTCAATCACAACGGCATCGAGGTCACGCTGCTCGACAAGGAGCAGTGCTGCGGGATGCCCAAGCTGGAACTCGGCGATCTCGAGGCGGTGGCGGCCGCGAAGGACTTCAACGTTCCCGCGATGAAGCGCATGATCGACCAGGGCTACGACATCGTCGGGCCGGTGCCATCCTGCGTGCTGATGTTCAAGCAGGAACTGCCGTTGATGTTCCCGGACGATGCCGACGTGCAGTCGGTGAAGGAGCGGATCTTCGACCCGTTCGAGTACCTGATGGCCCGTCATGCCGGCGGCCGGCTGAACACCGATTTCCCGCAGCGCTTGGGCAAGGTCGCCTATCACGCCGCCTGTCATCTGCGGGTGCAGAACATGGGCCTGAAGACACGCGACCTGCTGAAGCTCGTGCCCGACACCGAGATCGACGTGATCGAGCGCTGCTCCGGGCACGACGGCACCTACGGCGTCAAGACCGAGTTCTTCGAGACCGCGACCAAGATCTGCCGGCCGGTGGTCGGTCGGGTCCAGAAGGCCGAGGCGGACCACTTTTCCAGCGACTGCCCGATGGCCGGGCACATGATCGAGAATGGTCTGAAAGACGGGCGCGAACCCGAGCACCCGCTGACCCTGCTGCGCAAGGCGTACGGGCTTTAACCGAATCCGACCGAGGAGACCAGAAAATGTCGAGTGATGGTTACCACGAACCCGTAGGGGAGCTGAGCGACGAGAGCCGGGAAATGCACCGGGCGATCGTGTCGCTGATGGAAGAGCTCGAGGCCGTGGACTGGTACCAGCAGCGCGTCGACGCCTGCAAGGATCCGGAATTGCGCGCGATCCTCGCACACAACCGTGACGAGGAAATCGAACACGCGGCGATGGTGCTCGAGTGGATCCGTCGCAGGAACCCGGTGTTCGACAAGGAACTGCGCGACAACCTGTTCTCCGACAAGGATTACACCGACATCGGTCACCACGATCACGACCATTGACGCGCGGGGCGGGGTGCCGGAGTCGGTCGCAGCAATCGGGATCGGCCCGGGGACTGCCCGGCCCTGCCAGCCGACTCGTTCCGGAAGCGAGGGCCTGCGCCGCTATTGTGGGTGGGCGCGGATCTTCCGGATCGGACCCAGACTCTGGAGGTAGCTGTGAGCAAGCTGAGCCGAGACGACCTGTACTCGCTGGAGAAGTATTCGGAACTGCGTCCCGCGTTCCGGGCCGAGTTGATGCAGCACAAGAAGAACCGCGTGCTGCAGGTCGGCCCCAACGTGACGCTGCATTTCGAGGATCGCAAGACGATGCTGTACCAGATCCAGGAAATGCTGCGCGCGGAGAAGATCTTCGACGCCGCCGGCATCCAGGACGAACTCGACGCGTACAACCCGCTGATCCCGGACGGGACCAACTGGAAGGCGACGATGATGGTCGAGTTCCCCGACATCGACGAGCGCAAGGTGGCGCTGGGTCGGCTGATCGGGATCGAGGACAAGACCTACGTGCAGGTCGAGGGCTTCGACAAGGTCTACCCGATCGCCGACGAGGATCTCGAGCGTGACACCGAGGACAAGACCTCGTCGGTGCATTTCCTGCGTTTCGAGCTGACCGCCGAGATGATCGCCGCGGTGAAGAAGGGCGCCGGCATCGCGGTCGGCGTCGAACACGAGCACTATGCCCACCGGGTCGATGCCGTGGCGCCGGCGATGCGGGATTCCCTGGCCGAAGACCTCGCGGCCGCGAACTGACGCAATGCCGGCGTCCGCGCGTACGGGCGCCGCCGTAGGCACGCCACTGGGCCACGCCTGGCGCCGAACCCTGGCGCTGGCGGGGAGTCCGACGCGCCCCGGGGTTTCCCTGACGTCAGATCAGATCCAGCGCGTCCGACAGGTGTTCGACCGGTGCGATCTCGATGCCGGGCAGGCGCCGGCGGATGCGGTTGCCGGCGGGAATGATCGCGCGCGTCATGCCGTGCTTGGCGGCCTCGGCCAGACGTTCCTCGCCGTTCGGCACCGGGCGCACTTCGCCCGATAGTCCGATCTCCCCGAAGCAGGCCAGATCCATGCCCAGCGGGCGGTCGCGCAGCGACGAAAGCGCCGCGACCAGCATCGGCAGATCGGCGGCGGTCTCGGACACCCGCACTCCGCCGACCACGTTCACGAACACGTCCTGGTCGAACAAGGTGATGCCGCCGTGCCGTCCCAGCACCGCGAGCAGCATGATCAGCCGGTTCTGCTCCAGGCCGAGCGTGACCCGCCGCGGCTGCGGGGCGTGGGTCTCGGCGACCAGGGCCTGCACCTCGACCAGCAGCGGGCGGGTGCCTTCGCGGGTCACCATCACTACGCTTCCGGGCACCGCCCGGCTGTGTCGGGACAGGAAGATCGCCGACGGGTTCGCGACCGGCTTCAGTCCGTCCTCCTGCATCGCGAACACGCCGAGTTCGTTGACCGCGCCGAAGCGGTTTTTGACCGCCCGCAGCATGCGGTAGCGCCCACCGGGGTCGCCTTCGAAATACAGCACCGTGTCGACCATGTGCTCGAGCACCCGCGGACCCGCGATCTGCCCGTCCTTGGTCACGTGGCCGACCAGGATCACGGTCACGCCGCGCTGCTTTGCCAGCCGCACCAGCGCCGCGGCGCTCTCGCGTACCTGCGACACCGATCCCGGCGCCGATTGCAGCGCCGCGGTGTACAGCGTCTGGATGGAATCGATCACCAATACCCGCGGCCGCTCGCGGTCGCTGGTCGCGATCACGTTCTCCACCTGGGTCTCGGTCAACAGGCGCAGGCCGGCGACGTCGAGGCTCAGGCGGCGCGCGCGCAGGCTGACCTGCTGCGCCGATTCCTCGCCGGTCACATACAGGCTCTGCTCCGGCGGCAGCAGCGCCAGCACCTGCAGCAGCAGCGTCGACTTGCCGATGCCGGGGTCGCCACCGATCAGCACCACCGAGCCGGGGACCAGTCCGCCGCCCAGGCTGCGGTCGAGCTCGGACAGGCCGGTGGCGATGCGCGGCAGTTCGCGTGTTTCGACTTCTCCGAGGCGCGTGATCCGGCCCGCCTCGCCGGCATAGCCTCCGCCGCGCGGGCCCTGTACGGCGGCGTTTGCGGCCAGTTCTTCCAGGCTGTTCCAGGCGCCGCAGTCCCCGCACTGCCCGGACCACTTCGGGCTGGTGCCCCCGCATTCCCGGCAGACGTACTGCAGCTTCGGCTTCGCCATCAGGATGCCTCCGGCGGACTCGGCGGGGCTGCCGGCGGGATGCGCACCGTGCGCACGGTGTTGTTCTTGATCTGCACGATGTCCATCACCACGCCCGCGATGCGTACGCTCGCCGGCGCCTCGGGGATCTCCTCCAGGTGTTCGACGATCAGGCCGCTGAGGGTTTTCGGGCCGTCGACCGGCAGGTTCAGGTCGAGGGCGCGATTGAGCTCGCGCAGGTGGATGCCGCCGTCGACCACCACGCTGCCGTCGGGCTGGCGCAGTACGTCGTCGCTCATGGTCGGCGAATCGGTGGTGAACTCGCCGACGATTTCCTCGAGAAGATCCTCGAGCGTCACCAAGCCCTCGATGTCGCCGTACTCGTCCACCACCAGGCCGATGCGCCGCTTTTCCTTCTGGAAGTTGATCAGCTGGCGGTTCAGCGCCGTTCCCTCGGGTATGAAATAGGGTGGAGTGATCACCGCCCGAAGCTCCTCGGCACCAAAGGATTCGCGGTAGGCCAGCGGCAGCACGTCGCGCATGTGCACGAAGCCGAGTACGCGGTCGAGCTCGCCCTCGATCACCGGCACGCGCGTGAAGCTGCCGCTCAGGATCTGGTCGAGCACGTCGTTCCAGTCTTCTTCGAGATCGAGCGCGACGATTTCGTTGCGCGGGATCATGATGTCCTCGACCGTGGTGCGCTCGAGATCGAGCAGGTTGATCAGCATGCGCTGGTGCTTCGCCGGGATCAGCGATCCGGCCTCGACCACGACCGAACGCAGCTCGTCGGCGGACAGGGCCGCGCGCTGGCGGGCATCCATCCGGATCCCGAAAACGCGCAGGAAGCCGTTTGCCAGGAAGTTGATCACGAATACCACGGGCGCGAGCGGGCGGATCAGCGCGCTGTAGACCCAGGCGGCCGGATAGGCGATGCGTTCGCTGTGCAGCGCTGCGACCGTTTTCGGCGCGGTTTCCGCAAAGATCAGCAGCGCCAGCGTGAGCAGGCCGGTGGCGATCGCGACCCCGGTATCGCCGAACAGGCGCCAGCCGATGAAGGTCGCGATCTGCGTGATCAGGATATTGACGAAATTGTTGCCGAGCAGGATCAGGCCGATCAGGCGATCCGGGCGCTCGAGCAGGCGTGCCGC is a window from the Thioalkalivibrio paradoxus ARh 1 genome containing:
- the radA gene encoding DNA repair protein RadA encodes the protein MAKPKLQYVCRECGGTSPKWSGQCGDCGAWNSLEELAANAAVQGPRGGGYAGEAGRITRLGEVETRELPRIATGLSELDRSLGGGLVPGSVVLIGGDPGIGKSTLLLQVLALLPPEQSLYVTGEESAQQVSLRARRLSLDVAGLRLLTETQVENVIATSDRERPRVLVIDSIQTLYTAALQSAPGSVSQVRESAAALVRLAKQRGVTVILVGHVTKDGQIAGPRVLEHMVDTVLYFEGDPGGRYRMLRAVKNRFGAVNELGVFAMQEDGLKPVANPSAIFLSRHSRAVPGSVVMVTREGTRPLLVEVQALVAETHAPQPRRVTLGLEQNRLIMLLAVLGRHGGITLFDQDVFVNVVGGVRVSETAADLPMLVAALSSLRDRPLGMDLACFGEIGLSGEVRPVPNGEERLAEAAKHGMTRAIIPAGNRIRRRLPGIEIAPVEHLSDALDLI
- a CDS encoding encapsulin-associated ferritin-like protein; the encoded protein is MSSDGYHEPVGELSDESREMHRAIVSLMEELEAVDWYQQRVDACKDPELRAILAHNRDEEIEHAAMVLEWIRRRNPVFDKELRDNLFSDKDYTDIGHHDHDH
- a CDS encoding DUF3501 family protein, which translates into the protein MEVAVSKLSRDDLYSLEKYSELRPAFRAELMQHKKNRVLQVGPNVTLHFEDRKTMLYQIQEMLRAEKIFDAAGIQDELDAYNPLIPDGTNWKATMMVEFPDIDERKVALGRLIGIEDKTYVQVEGFDKVYPIADEDLERDTEDKTSSVHFLRFELTAEMIAAVKKGAGIAVGVEHEHYAHRVDAVAPAMRDSLAEDLAAAN
- a CDS encoding heterodisulfide reductase-related iron-sulfur binding cluster, translated to MSAPTQNKREGSLEAPTRHPLDWRNPDFYDEGSLFTELERVFDICHGCRRCVSLCNSFPTLFDLVDESDTMEVDGVKKDDYWKVVDHCYLCDLCYLTKCPYVPPHEWNVDFPHLMLRGKAVRFKKEGAKTAHKLMSSTDLIGTLAGIPVVAQTVNAVNRNGAARKLLDKTLGVHPDASLPKYHSRKGRKRAAQAAASVPAPEAVNGTTGRVALFATCYGNYNEPHIVEDLVKVFNHNGIEVTLLDKEQCCGMPKLELGDLEAVAAAKDFNVPAMKRMIDQGYDIVGPVPSCVLMFKQELPLMFPDDADVQSVKERIFDPFEYLMARHAGGRLNTDFPQRLGKVAYHAACHLRVQNMGLKTRDLLKLVPDTEIDVIERCSGHDGTYGVKTEFFETATKICRPVVGRVQKAEADHFSSDCPMAGHMIENGLKDGREPEHPLTLLRKAYGL
- a CDS encoding HlyC/CorC family transporter: MYDIPLTALFGALFLLFLLSAFFSGSETALMALNRYRMRHKAQLGHRGASLAARLLERPDRLIGLILLGNNFVNILITQIATFIGWRLFGDTGVAIATGLLTLALLIFAETAPKTVAALHSERIAYPAAWVYSALIRPLAPVVFVINFLANGFLRVFGIRMDARQRAALSADELRSVVVEAGSLIPAKHQRMLINLLDLERTTVEDIMIPRNEIVALDLEEDWNDVLDQILSGSFTRVPVIEGELDRVLGFVHMRDVLPLAYRESFGAEELRAVITPPYFIPEGTALNRQLINFQKEKRRIGLVVDEYGDIEGLVTLEDLLEEIVGEFTTDSPTMSDDVLRQPDGSVVVDGGIHLRELNRALDLNLPVDGPKTLSGLIVEHLEEIPEAPASVRIAGVVMDIVQIKNNTVRTVRIPPAAPPSPPEAS